A genomic region of [Eubacterium] eligens ATCC 27750 contains the following coding sequences:
- the speE gene encoding polyamine aminopropyltransferase: MEFWFSELHSPHVKFDIRVEKQLFSGESDYQRIDVFQSPEFGKFLTLNGSVIFSEQDCFIYNEMVVHVPMSVHPDVKNVLIIGGGDGGVSKELLQYDNIENIDIVEQDNMFVDVCREYFPETASGLEDERVHIYNSDALRFLRSKQDMYDLIINDATDPFGASEGLFTREFYGNCYKALKEDGILVYQHGSPFYDEDEDACRSMHRKVFHTFPISRVYQAHIPTSPSGYWLFGFASKKYHPLKDFKPAEWKRRNIHTEYYTTNLHTGAFMLPKYVEELLEQEEER; encoded by the coding sequence ATGGAATTTTGGTTTTCAGAACTTCATTCACCACATGTGAAGTTTGATATCAGGGTTGAAAAACAACTGTTTTCTGGAGAGAGCGACTATCAGAGAATAGATGTATTTCAGTCGCCAGAGTTCGGAAAATTCCTGACACTTAATGGAAGTGTTATATTTTCAGAACAGGATTGTTTCATCTATAACGAGATGGTGGTGCATGTGCCAATGTCAGTCCATCCAGATGTTAAAAATGTATTGATAATCGGTGGCGGTGACGGAGGTGTATCAAAGGAACTGTTGCAGTATGACAATATCGAAAATATTGACATAGTTGAACAGGACAACATGTTTGTTGATGTGTGCAGGGAGTATTTTCCAGAGACGGCATCAGGATTAGAAGATGAGAGAGTGCACATTTATAATTCAGATGCATTAAGGTTCTTACGCTCCAAGCAGGATATGTATGACCTTATAATTAATGACGCAACAGACCCGTTTGGTGCGAGTGAGGGACTGTTTACAAGGGAATTCTATGGTAACTGTTATAAGGCACTTAAGGAGGATGGAATACTTGTGTACCAGCATGGAAGTCCTTTCTATGATGAAGATGAGGATGCATGCAGAAGCATGCACAGGAAGGTGTTCCACACATTTCCAATAAGCCGCGTGTATCAGGCACATATACCAACAAGTCCGTCAGGATACTGGCTGTTTGGATTTGCGTCAAAGAAATATCATCCGCTTAAGGATTTCAAGCCGGCAGAGTGGAAGAGAAGAAATATACATACAGAATATTACACAACTAATCTTCATACAGGTGCATTCATGCTGCCAAAGTATGTTGAAGAATTATTAGAACAGGAGGAAGAAAGATGA
- a CDS encoding aminotransferase class I/II-fold pyridoxal phosphate-dependent enzyme produces the protein MDLKRQASAPLYEAIEKFRKKRIVPFDVPGHKRGRGNPELVDLLGERCVGIDVNSMKPLDNLCHPVSVIKEAEELTAEAFGAEHAFFMVGGTTQAVQNMVLSVCKAGDEIIVPRNVHKSVINALILCGAIPVYLNTEINAKLGIVLGVTVQQVEKTIQEHPNAVAVLVNNPTYYGICSDIKGICDIAHSYGLKVLADEAHGTHLYFGDNLPMNSMKAGADLAAISMHKSGGSLTQSSILLTNNGMNADYVQTIINITQTTSASYLLMTSLDISRRNLALRGRQSFAKVSEWAQYARDEINMVGGYYAYGKELINGGTVYDYDVTKLCVYTRDIGLDGIEVYDILRDEYDIQIEFGDIGNIMAYISIGDRIQDIERLVGALAEISRLYSKEEKRFEVDRQMLLPRVLASPQEAFYADKIKVPIREAAGHISGEFVMAYPPGIPILAPGEEITDEIIDYIQYSVEKGCSMQGMEDSTLQTLNVLRM, from the coding sequence ATGGACTTAAAAAGACAGGCGAGTGCGCCGCTTTACGAAGCAATTGAGAAATTCAGAAAGAAAAGAATTGTTCCGTTTGATGTTCCGGGACATAAGAGAGGAAGAGGCAACCCAGAACTGGTAGATTTACTTGGAGAAAGATGTGTTGGAATAGATGTTAATTCAATGAAGCCACTTGATAACCTGTGCCACCCTGTTTCTGTTATTAAGGAGGCAGAGGAGCTCACAGCAGAGGCATTTGGGGCAGAACACGCATTTTTCATGGTAGGAGGAACTACGCAGGCAGTACAGAACATGGTGTTATCTGTATGTAAGGCTGGAGATGAGATTATCGTTCCAAGAAATGTGCATAAAAGCGTAATTAATGCATTGATTCTGTGTGGTGCGATTCCTGTTTATCTTAATACAGAAATTAATGCAAAGCTTGGAATAGTGCTTGGAGTAACTGTGCAGCAGGTTGAAAAGACAATACAGGAGCATCCGAATGCGGTGGCGGTTTTGGTGAATAATCCTACATATTATGGAATCTGTTCAGACATTAAAGGAATATGTGATATAGCACATTCATATGGACTTAAGGTGCTTGCCGATGAGGCACATGGAACGCATCTGTATTTTGGTGACAACCTTCCTATGAATTCAATGAAAGCAGGAGCAGACCTTGCAGCAATATCAATGCATAAGTCAGGCGGTTCGCTTACGCAGAGTTCGATCCTTCTTACCAATAATGGTATGAATGCTGATTATGTACAGACAATTATTAATATTACGCAGACAACGAGCGCGTCATATCTTCTTATGACAAGCCTTGATATATCAAGAAGAAATCTTGCCCTGCGCGGCAGACAGTCATTTGCAAAGGTGAGCGAGTGGGCACAGTATGCAAGAGATGAGATTAATATGGTAGGGGGTTATTATGCATACGGAAAAGAACTGATTAATGGTGGAACAGTCTATGATTATGATGTTACCAAGCTTTGTGTTTATACAAGGGATATCGGACTTGATGGAATTGAGGTGTATGATATCTTAAGAGATGAGTATGATATCCAGATAGAATTCGGCGACATTGGAAATATAATGGCGTACATATCAATTGGTGACAGAATACAGGATATAGAAAGACTTGTCGGAGCATTGGCTGAAATCAGCCGTCTGTATTCAAAAGAAGAAAAACGCTTTGAAGTAGACAGACAAATGCTGCTTCCAAGGGTACTTGCTTCACCACAGGAAGCCTTCTATGCCGATAAGATTAAAGTTCCAATCCGTGAGGCAGCAGGACATATATCAGGGGAGTTCGTAATGGCATATCCGCCAGGAATTCCTATACTTGCGCCGGGTGAAGAAATCACAGACGAGATAATAGACTATATTCAGTATTCAGTAGAGAAGGGCTGTTCAATGCAGGGAATGGAAGATTCAACATTGCAGACACTGAATGTATTAAGAATGTAA
- a CDS encoding transcription repressor NadR — translation MNGEERRNQIVDILKHSSSPVPGTQLAQILDVSRQVIVQDIALIRAKNIDVFSTNRGYVLNDKQEYSRILKVKHGDDEVEAELGAIVDMGGWIRDVFVYHKVYGVIRAEMNIHSRRDIRKYLEEIANGKSSLLMNVTSGYHYHTIVADDEQTLDLIQEELGKLGFLAKLQEYEPVDFWHKG, via the coding sequence ATGAATGGAGAAGAGAGAAGAAATCAGATAGTAGATATATTAAAACATTCGTCAAGTCCTGTGCCGGGTACACAGCTTGCACAGATATTAGATGTAAGCAGGCAGGTTATAGTGCAGGATATAGCGCTTATCCGCGCGAAGAATATAGATGTTTTCTCAACTAACAGAGGCTATGTGCTTAATGATAAGCAGGAGTACAGCCGTATACTTAAGGTTAAACATGGAGATGATGAGGTGGAAGCAGAACTCGGAGCAATAGTTGACATGGGTGGCTGGATAAGAGATGTTTTCGTATATCACAAGGTATATGGTGTTATAAGAGCGGAGATGAATATACATTCAAGGCGTGATATCAGGAAATATCTTGAGGAAATTGCAAATGGAAAGAGCAGCCTATTGATGAATGTGACATCAGGATATCATTATCATACAATTGTTGCGGATGACGAACAGACACTGGATTTAATTCAGGAGGAGCTTGGAAAACTTGGATTTCTTGCAAAATTGCAGGAGTATGAGCCAGTGGATTTCTGGCATAAAGGGTGA
- the nadC gene encoding carboxylating nicotinate-nucleotide diphosphorylase, with translation MFDKVTLKLNVDPLILGALKEDITSEDVSTNSVMPEPKLGEVELICKQDGIICGLQVFARTFELLDEDVEITFFAKDGDEVKKGQKMAVVRGDIRVLLCGERTALNYLQRMSGIATYTNGVAKLLAGTKTKLLDTRKTSPNNRIFEKYAVRIGGGNNHRYNLTDGVLLKDNHIGAAGGVKQAVTMAKEYAPFVRKIEVEVENLSMVREAVEAGADIIMLDNMSHEDMREAMNIIGGKALVEVSGNVTKENIAKITDLGVDFVSSGALTHSAPIMDISLKNLHPVQE, from the coding sequence ATGTTTGATAAAGTTACTTTAAAGTTAAATGTGGATCCGCTCATTCTTGGAGCACTTAAAGAAGATATTACAAGTGAGGATGTGTCAACTAACAGTGTTATGCCAGAACCAAAACTTGGAGAAGTCGAGCTTATATGCAAGCAGGACGGAATAATATGTGGCTTGCAGGTATTTGCAAGAACATTTGAACTGCTTGATGAAGATGTAGAGATTACATTTTTTGCAAAAGACGGGGATGAGGTTAAGAAAGGTCAGAAGATGGCAGTTGTAAGAGGAGATATAAGAGTTCTTCTGTGTGGAGAAAGAACAGCACTTAATTATCTCCAGAGAATGAGTGGAATTGCGACATATACTAATGGTGTTGCGAAGCTGCTTGCAGGAACTAAGACAAAGCTTCTTGATACAAGAAAGACATCACCTAATAACCGTATATTTGAGAAGTATGCTGTCAGAATCGGAGGTGGTAATAACCACAGATATAATCTTACAGACGGAGTACTCCTTAAGGATAACCATATAGGTGCTGCAGGCGGAGTTAAGCAGGCAGTTACAATGGCTAAGGAATATGCACCATTTGTAAGAAAGATAGAAGTTGAAGTTGAGAACCTTTCAATGGTGCGTGAAGCTGTTGAGGCAGGCGCTGATATTATTATGCTTGATAATATGAGTCATGAGGATATGCGAGAGGCTATGAATATAATTGGTGGAAAAGCTTTAGTTGAAGTTTCTGGAAATGTAACTAAAGAAAACATTGCAAAAATTACTGACCTTGGTGTAGACTTTGTATCAAGTGGTGCACTTACACATTCTGCACCAATTATGGACATTTCATTAAAAAATCTTCATCCTGTACAGGAGTAA
- a CDS encoding saccharopine dehydrogenase family protein has protein sequence MSRVLVIGCGGVASVAIHKICQVSEVFSDLCIASRTVSKCDKLADELKGKTSTNITTAKVDADNTDEVIALINEFKPDVVLNVALPYQDLTIMDACLACKVPYVDTANYECEDTDNPEWRKVYEERCKRLGFTAYFDYSWQWAYREKYKEAGITALLGTGFDPGVTSVFTAYAQKHYFDEIHTIDILDCNGGDHGYPFATNFNPEINLREVSAPGSYWEDGHWVEIPAMSIKREYNFEGVGMKDMYLLHHEEIEALAANIPHVKRIRFFMTFGQSYLTHMKCLENVGMLRTDPVEFNGQEIVPIQFLKALLPDPASLGPRTVGKTNIGCIFTGIKDGKEKKVYIYNVCDHQECYREVGSQAISYTTGVPAMIGTMLVAKGLWNKPGVFTTDEFDPDPYMDALNKYGLPWVVDENPVLVD, from the coding sequence ATGAGCAGAGTATTAGTAATTGGTTGCGGAGGAGTTGCTTCAGTAGCAATCCACAAGATATGTCAGGTGAGCGAGGTGTTTTCAGACCTGTGCATAGCGAGCAGAACAGTGAGCAAATGTGACAAATTAGCAGACGAATTGAAGGGTAAGACAAGTACTAACATCACAACAGCAAAGGTTGATGCTGACAACACAGATGAGGTTATTGCGCTTATCAATGAATTCAAGCCGGATGTAGTTCTTAATGTGGCACTTCCATATCAGGACCTTACGATTATGGATGCCTGCCTTGCATGTAAAGTTCCTTATGTTGATACTGCTAATTACGAGTGTGAGGATACAGACAATCCTGAGTGGAGAAAGGTATATGAGGAGAGATGCAAGCGTCTTGGATTTACAGCATATTTTGACTACTCATGGCAGTGGGCTTACAGAGAAAAATATAAAGAAGCCGGAATTACAGCACTTTTAGGAACTGGTTTTGACCCGGGTGTAACAAGCGTATTCACAGCTTATGCACAGAAACACTATTTTGATGAGATACATACAATTGATATATTAGACTGCAACGGCGGCGACCATGGATATCCGTTTGCAACTAACTTTAACCCGGAGATTAATCTTCGTGAGGTATCAGCACCAGGCTCATACTGGGAGGATGGTCACTGGGTTGAGATTCCTGCTATGTCAATAAAGAGAGAGTATAATTTTGAGGGAGTAGGAATGAAGGATATGTACCTGCTTCACCATGAGGAAATAGAGGCACTTGCTGCTAATATTCCGCATGTTAAGAGAATACGTTTCTTCATGACATTTGGACAGAGCTATCTTACACATATGAAATGCCTTGAGAATGTCGGAATGTTAAGAACTGACCCGGTTGAATTCAACGGACAGGAGATAGTTCCAATCCAGTTCTTAAAGGCACTTCTTCCAGACCCTGCTTCACTTGGACCAAGAACAGTAGGTAAGACTAATATCGGCTGTATCTTCACAGGTATCAAAGACGGCAAGGAGAAGAAGGTATATATTTACAATGTGTGTGACCATCAGGAATGTTACCGTGAGGTAGGTTCACAGGCTATTTCGTACACAACAGGCGTACCTGCTATGATTGGTACAATGCTTGTTGCAAAGGGACTCTGGAATAAGCCGGGAGTATTCACAACAGATGAATTTGATCCGGATCCATACATGGATGCGCTTAATAAGTACGGTCTTCCATGGGTTGTCGATGAAAATCCTGTTTTAGTAGACTAA
- the aguA gene encoding agmatine deiminase, protein MDYINSTPAADGFRMPAEFERHQGCIMIWPERPGSWAYGAKAAKKAFAQIASVISESEQVYMIVSEGRKEEAAKMLPETVRLVVMDTDDAWARDTGPTFVVSGNVDTPYEARDLRGINWEFNAWGGTYDGLYAAWDNDNLVAGQFMSYLGCQGYNAAPFVLEGGSIHTDGEGTMLVTESCLLSKGRNPQLSREQIENKLKQYCNVSKIIWLPCGIYNDETNEHVDNVCAFTAPGEVVLAWTDDENDPQYEMSKACLSVLENVTDAKGRHIKVRKMLIPKKPVCITEEELNGFEFEEGEDMREAGERLAASYVNFYIANDSVIVPQFDDEADSLAINVLKEAFPDRKIVGIYARDIIVGGGNIHCITQQIPEVK, encoded by the coding sequence ATGGATTATATTAACAGTACTCCGGCAGCAGATGGTTTTCGCATGCCTGCTGAATTTGAAAGACATCAGGGCTGCATTATGATATGGCCGGAAAGACCGGGTTCCTGGGCTTATGGAGCAAAGGCGGCTAAGAAAGCATTTGCACAGATAGCGTCTGTAATCAGTGAAAGCGAGCAGGTATACATGATTGTATCAGAAGGTAGAAAAGAGGAAGCAGCAAAGATGCTCCCGGAAACGGTCAGACTTGTAGTCATGGATACAGACGATGCATGGGCAAGAGATACAGGTCCTACATTCGTTGTGAGTGGAAATGTGGATACACCATATGAAGCGCGTGATTTGCGTGGAATTAACTGGGAATTTAATGCGTGGGGCGGAACATATGACGGACTGTACGCGGCCTGGGACAATGACAACCTTGTAGCCGGACAGTTTATGTCTTATCTTGGCTGTCAGGGATATAATGCAGCACCATTTGTTCTTGAAGGTGGTTCAATACATACAGATGGCGAAGGAACAATGCTTGTTACTGAAAGCTGTCTGTTGAGTAAGGGAAGAAATCCACAGCTTAGCAGGGAACAGATTGAGAATAAATTAAAACAGTACTGCAATGTAAGCAAGATAATCTGGCTTCCATGTGGAATATACAACGATGAGACTAACGAGCATGTGGATAATGTGTGTGCATTCACAGCACCAGGAGAAGTTGTGCTTGCGTGGACGGATGATGAGAATGACCCGCAGTACGAGATGAGCAAGGCTTGTCTTTCTGTTCTTGAAAATGTAACTGATGCCAAAGGAAGACACATTAAAGTAAGAAAAATGCTTATTCCTAAGAAACCTGTGTGCATAACTGAGGAAGAACTTAATGGCTTTGAATTTGAGGAAGGCGAGGACATGAGAGAAGCAGGCGAGCGTCTTGCTGCGTCTTATGTTAATTTCTATATTGCCAATGACTCAGTTATAGTGCCGCAATTTGATGACGAGGCGGACAGCCTTGCAATAAATGTGCTTAAAGAAGCATTTCCAGACAGAAAGATAGTTGGGATATATGCGCGAGATATAATAGTCGGTGGAGGTAATATCCACTGTATTACACAACAGATTCCGGAGGTAAAATAG
- the nadA gene encoding quinolinate synthase NadA, whose translation MSVTSDILKLKKEKNAVILAHYYVDEDVQEVADYVGDSFYLSKVATKVDQDIIVFAGVEFMGESAKILNPEKKVLMPEPGADCPMAHMATKEEIFKMREQYDDLAVVCYINSTAELKTYSDVCVTSSNAVKIVKNLPNKNIFFIPDQNLGRFVAKQVPEKNVILNKGFCPRHVAITENMVVEIKKKYPQAKLAAHPECTEEVLKYADYIGSTSGIIDYVVDTDCEEFIIATVDGVFGEIRKKAPGKKLYTLKPDQVCVNMKMVTLDKVLDVLEQENNEVFVDEEVAKKAMKPLTRMLELAK comes from the coding sequence ATGTCAGTTACAAGTGATATTTTAAAGTTGAAAAAAGAGAAGAATGCAGTTATTCTTGCACATTATTATGTAGATGAAGATGTTCAGGAAGTTGCTGATTATGTCGGGGATTCATTCTATCTTAGCAAGGTAGCTACTAAGGTAGATCAGGATATTATAGTATTTGCGGGTGTTGAGTTCATGGGTGAGAGTGCTAAGATTCTTAATCCGGAAAAGAAGGTGCTTATGCCAGAGCCGGGGGCTGATTGTCCAATGGCACATATGGCAACTAAGGAAGAAATTTTTAAGATGCGTGAACAGTATGATGACCTTGCAGTTGTCTGTTACATCAATTCAACAGCAGAGCTAAAGACTTATTCAGACGTCTGTGTGACATCATCAAATGCAGTAAAGATAGTAAAGAACCTTCCTAATAAAAACATCTTCTTTATTCCTGATCAGAATCTTGGAAGATTCGTTGCAAAGCAGGTGCCAGAGAAAAATGTGATTCTTAATAAAGGCTTCTGTCCAAGACATGTCGCGATAACAGAGAATATGGTCGTTGAAATTAAGAAGAAATATCCACAGGCAAAGCTTGCAGCACACCCTGAATGTACAGAGGAAGTATTAAAATATGCTGATTACATAGGCAGTACATCAGGAATTATTGATTATGTTGTAGATACAGATTGTGAGGAATTCATAATTGCAACAGTTGATGGTGTATTTGGTGAGATAAGAAAAAAGGCACCTGGCAAGAAACTGTATACATTAAAGCCTGACCAGGTATGTGTCAACATGAAGATGGTAACCTTAGATAAGGTGCTTGATGTTCTTGAACAGGAAAATAATGAAGTGTTTGTAGATGAAGAAGTTGCAAAGAAAGCAATGAAGCCACTTACAAGAATGCTTGAGCTTGCAAAATAA
- the nspC gene encoding carboxynorspermidine decarboxylase, whose protein sequence is MRFDELKTPAYVIDEKMLIHNLEILHKVEEDTGCHILLAQKAFSAYAEYPLIGKYISGTTASGIYEARLGAECMGKENHVFAPAFTDEDMDELVNICDHVVFNSVSQLKKHKARCIEAGVSFGLRVNPEFSTQGDHAIYDPCAPGSRLGVTLKNLKAALEEEPDVLSGMEGIHFHTLCEQNSDDLEATLKAVEEKFGFLMKDMKWVNFGGGHHITREDYDIETLEKCISHVKKKYDVQVYVEPGEAVALNAGYLVTTVLDKVENGITTLILDASAACHMPDVLEMPYTPPLRGGLKISDMEDEYGIDKDIEIDFDMDVKEGIWKPAKNGRYRYRLSSYTCLAGDIIGDYQFGREINVGDRLVFEDMAIYSMVKNNTFNGIQLPDIVIMDSDGECKVWKHFGYEDFKGRL, encoded by the coding sequence ATGAGATTTGATGAGTTAAAGACACCGGCATATGTAATAGATGAAAAAATGCTTATTCATAATCTTGAGATACTTCATAAAGTAGAAGAAGATACCGGCTGCCACATACTGCTGGCGCAGAAAGCATTTTCAGCATATGCAGAATATCCGCTGATTGGAAAATATATAAGCGGAACTACGGCAAGTGGAATATATGAAGCCAGACTTGGTGCTGAGTGTATGGGAAAAGAAAATCATGTATTTGCACCGGCATTTACTGATGAGGATATGGATGAGCTTGTAAATATATGTGACCATGTTGTCTTTAACTCAGTTTCACAGTTAAAGAAGCATAAAGCCAGATGTATTGAGGCTGGAGTAAGCTTTGGACTTCGAGTTAATCCAGAGTTTTCTACACAGGGTGACCATGCAATATATGACCCATGCGCGCCGGGCAGCAGACTTGGAGTTACACTTAAGAACCTGAAAGCTGCACTTGAGGAAGAACCTGATGTGTTATCAGGTATGGAAGGAATACATTTTCATACATTATGTGAGCAGAATTCAGATGACTTAGAGGCAACATTAAAGGCTGTTGAAGAGAAATTCGGATTTCTCATGAAAGATATGAAGTGGGTTAATTTTGGCGGCGGACATCATATAACCCGTGAAGATTACGACATTGAAACTCTTGAAAAATGTATCAGTCATGTAAAAAAGAAATATGATGTGCAGGTGTATGTTGAACCGGGGGAAGCTGTTGCACTTAATGCAGGATATCTTGTGACTACAGTGCTTGATAAGGTTGAAAATGGAATAACAACTCTTATACTTGATGCATCTGCAGCGTGTCATATGCCAGATGTACTGGAAATGCCATATACACCACCTCTTCGTGGTGGATTGAAAATATCGGACATGGAAGATGAGTATGGAATTGATAAGGACATAGAGATTGATTTTGATATGGACGTAAAAGAAGGTATATGGAAACCGGCGAAGAATGGAAGATACAGATACAGACTGTCATCTTATACATGTCTTGCAGGAGATATCATAGGTGATTATCAATTCGGCAGGGAAATCAATGTCGGGGACAGACTCGTATTTGAAGATATGGCTATATATTCAATGGTTAAGAACAATACATTTAACGGAATCCAGCTGCCGGATATTGTAATTATGGATAGTGATGGAGAATGTAAGGTATGGAAGCATTTTGGCTATGAAGATTTCAAAGGGAGATTATAG
- a CDS encoding DUF4422 domain-containing protein, with product MDLTIYTLTHKYFTKPDDNMYVPLQVGTAINSPLGYLRDDTGDNISALNGYYSELTGLYWIWKNVHDINYVGTCHYRRYLIDENEHIMNEKQYEQIFKEYELVTTKRVVLNNSYHYGFSANHNVTALDMTGEVIKELYPEYYDTFIQLVNGNETYFGNMIVTSKELFDKYAEWLFTIFFEVQKRIDMETDKDSYHRRVFGFISEFLLLVWVRVNNIKVKECKVGMVGEKAETRELKAVLSSYLAKEDTKGAMQYFMDFYNKRPDVLMEASDVTGELHLMLQITAVMDMQIKREGGSFYKSNPDVRKWFGVFSGINRKTQLELKGQLTEDWKEMYREMGIPEEAFVVARKLYGNK from the coding sequence ATGGACTTAACAATTTACACACTTACACATAAATATTTTACAAAGCCTGATGATAATATGTATGTGCCGCTTCAGGTAGGTACAGCCATTAATTCACCACTGGGGTATCTTCGGGACGATACAGGAGATAATATATCGGCTCTTAACGGTTATTACAGTGAACTTACAGGATTATACTGGATATGGAAAAATGTGCATGATATTAATTATGTTGGAACATGCCATTACAGAAGATATCTTATTGATGAGAACGAGCATATTATGAATGAAAAGCAGTATGAGCAGATTTTTAAGGAGTACGAACTTGTTACAACCAAGAGAGTCGTTCTTAATAATTCATATCATTACGGATTTTCTGCTAATCATAATGTAACTGCGCTTGACATGACAGGTGAAGTTATTAAGGAATTATATCCCGAGTATTATGATACATTTATACAGCTTGTTAATGGCAATGAGACATATTTTGGAAATATGATAGTCACTTCTAAAGAGCTTTTTGATAAATATGCTGAGTGGCTGTTTACCATATTTTTTGAGGTTCAGAAACGCATTGATATGGAGACTGATAAGGATTCATACCACAGGCGTGTGTTTGGCTTTATATCTGAATTCTTATTGCTTGTGTGGGTGAGAGTAAACAATATCAAGGTAAAGGAATGCAAGGTTGGAATGGTTGGCGAAAAAGCCGAAACAAGGGAGCTGAAAGCAGTTTTGTCGTCTTATCTTGCAAAAGAGGATACAAAGGGTGCTATGCAGTACTTTATGGACTTTTACAATAAAAGACCTGATGTTCTCATGGAGGCGTCTGATGTAACCGGTGAATTGCATCTTATGTTACAGATAACAGCAGTTATGGACATGCAGATAAAGCGTGAGGGTGGCAGTTTTTACAAAAGCAATCCGGATGTCCGTAAATGGTTTGGGGTATTTTCGGGTATAAACAGGAAAACACAGCTCGAATTAAAAGGACAACTTACAGAAGACTGGAAGGAAATGTATAGAGAAATGGGGATTCCTGAGGAAGCATTTGTGGTAGCACGGAAGTTGTATGGTAACAAATAA
- a CDS encoding L-aspartate oxidase, producing MNNTIKTDVLIAGCGCSGLYMAMNLPADKKILMITKSDCESSDSFLAQGGMCMLKCEEDYDSYFEDTMKAGHYENDKKSVEIMIRSSADVVKDLVDCGARFAREADGSLAYTREGAHSSNRIIFHEDITGKEITSHLLEKVRTLPNVTIMEYTRLLDIISRDNRCLGAVIRTENGELIKVEASDVVLATGGIGGLYRHSTNFRHLTGDAIAIAIKHGVELKDINYVQIHPTTFYSDKEEDRSFLISESVRGEGAKLYDKNGKRFVNELLPRDLLTEEIRKQMAKDNTDFVWEDLRTIPEEELKTHFPNIVQYCIDKGYDPSKECIPVVPAQHYFMGGIKVDHESRTTMDNLYAIGETACNGVHGRNRLASNSLLESLVFAKRAALDITENAVVKPTQDEITYFDTFDAEKYADESKIDGEYAKLVNKKIEEADKAYEESQKKNYA from the coding sequence ATGAATAATACAATTAAAACAGATGTGCTGATAGCCGGATGTGGCTGTTCTGGTCTGTATATGGCAATGAATCTGCCTGCTGATAAGAAGATTCTTATGATAACAAAGTCTGATTGTGAGAGCAGTGATTCATTTCTGGCACAGGGCGGTATGTGTATGCTAAAATGTGAAGAAGATTACGACAGTTATTTTGAAGATACAATGAAAGCCGGCCATTATGAAAATGATAAGAAATCTGTTGAAATAATGATCCGTTCATCAGCAGATGTAGTAAAAGATCTTGTCGATTGTGGAGCAAGATTTGCAAGAGAGGCTGACGGAAGTCTTGCATACACAAGAGAAGGAGCTCATTCATCTAACAGGATAATATTCCATGAAGATATTACAGGTAAAGAGATAACAAGTCATCTGTTAGAGAAGGTGAGAACTCTTCCCAATGTGACAATTATGGAATACACAAGACTGCTTGATATAATAAGCAGAGATAACAGATGCCTTGGTGCGGTTATAAGGACAGAAAATGGAGAGCTTATTAAGGTAGAAGCTTCAGATGTTGTACTTGCTACAGGTGGAATTGGTGGTTTATACAGACATTCAACGAATTTCAGACATCTTACAGGAGATGCAATTGCAATTGCTATAAAGCATGGAGTAGAATTAAAGGATATTAATTATGTCCAGATTCATCCAACAACATTTTATTCTGACAAAGAGGAAGACAGAAGCTTTCTTATATCTGAATCGGTAAGGGGTGAAGGCGCAAAGCTTTATGATAAGAATGGAAAAAGATTTGTTAATGAGTTGCTTCCAAGAGACCTGCTTACAGAAGAGATTAGAAAACAGATGGCAAAGGACAATACAGACTTTGTATGGGAAGATTTAAGGACAATACCTGAAGAAGAATTAAAAACGCATTTTCCTAATATAGTGCAGTATTGTATTGATAAGGGATATGACCCGTCAAAAGAGTGTATTCCGGTTGTTCCTGCACAGCACTATTTCATGGGAGGAATTAAGGTAGACCATGAGAGCAGAACAACAATGGATAACCTGTATGCAATAGGTGAGACAGCCTGCAACGGAGTTCATGGAAGAAACAGGCTTGCAAGCAACTCACTTCTTGAAAGTCTTGTGTTTGCAAAGAGGGCAGCACTTGATATTACTGAAAATGCAGTTGTAAAACCGACACAGGATGAGATTACATATTTTGATACATTTGATGCAGAAAAATATGCAGATGAGTCGAAAATTGACGGAGAATATGCAAAATTAGTCAATAAAAAGATTGAAGAGGCAGATAAAGCCTATGAAGAAAGCCAGAAGAAGAATTACGCATAA